One genomic segment of Terrihabitans soli includes these proteins:
- the treS gene encoding maltose alpha-D-glucosyltransferase yields MIDRSDPQWYRDAIFYQIHVKSFFDSNNDGIGDFEGVTQKLDYVKDLGVTALWIMPFYPSPLRDDGYDIADYKDINPQYGTMRDFRRFVREAHARGLRVVTELVINHTSDQHPWFQRARRAKKGSPYRDFYVWSDTAKEYSDTRIIFLDTEKSNWTWDEEAKAYFWHRFYSHQPDLNFDNPRVLASVLQVMRYWLDMGVDGLRLDAIPYLIERDGTNCENLPETHQVIKRVRQALDRSYSDRMLLAEANQWPEDTAPYFGDGDECHMAFHFPLMPRMYMGIAQEDRHPITDIMRQTPEIPEGNQWAIFLRNHDELTLEMVTETERDYLWTFYAGDRRARINLGIRRRLAPLLENDRRKVELLNSLLFSMPGTPFLYYGDEIGMGDNIYLGDRDGVRTPMQWSPDRNGGFSRSDPARLYLPSIQDPIYGYEAVNVEAQLRSPSSQLNWLRRLIAVRRNFRAFGRGSLRFLYPSNRKVLAYLREYDGETILCVANLSRAPQAVELDLADMNGRVPVELSGGTSFPAIGELSYLLTLPAYGFYWFSLTVPPADASPPPRAAPELFTLVIQGSPDSLFRDRERIAFERTAAPSFLPLQRWFGGKSQAIKRVEVLDHTVMRDRKGADTFTWPRVRVDLSNGDSQIYSLPLAIEERENESLVPCALARVRRGPRVGLLYDAGASPEFALAVLSAMEKGANFSTRDGGRVNFEKTAEFEKALKDLGDPTQGDNVPRRYHGEQSNSSIIFGGKMMLKLYRRLQPGVHPELEVGRFLTEVAGYKNTPALLGGVEHIAQDGTPTALAILQEYVPHQGDAWTQLMEALKRELETYALVPDGNAQSIREVFENYFRYADLLGVRTAELHKALATPTEDEAFKAEPLTQDDVKKAADDARLQAERAFAGLMRVPASTLTPEIETLLDRREEAMKAIDALVFKPEDAIKTRIHGDFHLGQVLVADRDLYIVDFEGEPSRPAAERRGKSSPLRDVAGMLRSFAYAAETAGREVGGRLSHVAPRVYAAAEEFRSLITQTFLDGYERASRGTPVWVEDRKTRRNLLKLHLLAKAFYEIAYEADNRPDWIGTPVRGVLTALDDKED; encoded by the coding sequence ATGATCGACCGCAGCGACCCGCAATGGTATCGGGACGCGATTTTTTATCAGATTCACGTCAAGTCGTTCTTCGATTCCAACAATGACGGGATCGGTGATTTCGAGGGCGTCACGCAGAAGCTCGACTATGTGAAGGATCTCGGCGTCACCGCGCTGTGGATCATGCCCTTCTATCCGTCGCCTTTGCGCGACGACGGCTACGACATCGCCGACTACAAGGACATCAACCCGCAATATGGCACAATGCGCGATTTCCGCCGCTTCGTGCGCGAAGCGCACGCGCGCGGCCTCAGAGTCGTCACCGAACTCGTCATCAACCACACCTCGGACCAGCATCCCTGGTTCCAGCGTGCGCGCCGCGCCAAGAAGGGCTCGCCCTACAGAGATTTCTATGTGTGGTCGGATACGGCGAAGGAATATTCCGACACCCGCATCATCTTTCTCGACACCGAGAAATCCAACTGGACCTGGGACGAGGAAGCGAAAGCCTATTTCTGGCACCGCTTCTATTCGCATCAGCCGGATCTGAATTTCGATAATCCGCGCGTTCTCGCTTCGGTTCTGCAGGTGATGCGCTATTGGCTCGATATGGGCGTCGACGGCCTGCGTCTCGACGCGATCCCCTATCTCATCGAACGCGACGGCACGAATTGCGAAAACCTGCCGGAGACGCATCAGGTCATCAAGCGCGTGCGTCAGGCGCTCGACCGTTCCTATTCCGATCGCATGTTGCTGGCTGAGGCCAATCAATGGCCGGAAGACACCGCGCCCTATTTCGGCGACGGCGATGAATGCCATATGGCGTTCCATTTTCCGCTGATGCCACGCATGTATATGGGCATCGCGCAGGAAGACCGGCACCCGATCACCGACATCATGCGCCAGACGCCGGAAATTCCCGAAGGGAACCAGTGGGCGATCTTCCTTCGTAACCACGACGAGCTGACGCTCGAAATGGTGACGGAGACCGAGCGCGATTATCTCTGGACCTTCTATGCCGGCGATCGCCGTGCGCGCATCAATCTCGGCATTCGCCGCCGCCTCGCACCGCTGCTCGAAAACGACCGCCGCAAGGTCGAACTTCTAAACTCGCTTCTTTTCTCGATGCCGGGCACGCCGTTCCTTTACTACGGCGACGAGATCGGAATGGGCGACAATATCTATCTCGGCGATCGCGATGGCGTACGCACGCCCATGCAATGGTCCCCGGACAGGAATGGCGGGTTTTCGCGGTCCGATCCGGCGCGGCTCTATCTGCCGTCGATCCAGGATCCGATCTACGGCTATGAAGCCGTGAACGTCGAAGCGCAATTGCGCTCGCCGTCTAGCCAGCTCAACTGGCTGCGTCGCCTGATTGCTGTACGCCGTAATTTCCGTGCCTTCGGCCGTGGCTCGCTGCGTTTCCTCTATCCATCAAACCGCAAAGTGCTTGCATACTTGCGCGAATATGACGGCGAGACGATCTTGTGCGTCGCCAATCTGTCGCGCGCGCCGCAGGCGGTGGAACTCGATCTTGCCGATATGAACGGCCGCGTGCCGGTCGAGCTTTCGGGTGGCACAAGCTTCCCCGCCATCGGCGAACTTTCTTATCTGCTGACGCTGCCGGCTTACGGCTTCTACTGGTTCTCGCTGACCGTGCCGCCGGCCGATGCGTCGCCGCCGCCGCGCGCCGCGCCCGAACTCTTCACGCTCGTCATTCAGGGCTCGCCCGACAGCCTGTTCCGCGACCGCGAACGCATCGCGTTCGAGCGCACGGCCGCGCCGAGCTTCCTGCCGCTGCAGCGCTGGTTCGGCGGCAAGAGCCAGGCGATCAAGCGCGTCGAAGTGCTCGATCACACCGTCATGCGCGACAGGAAGGGCGCCGACACTTTCACCTGGCCGCGCGTGCGCGTTGACCTCTCAAATGGCGATAGCCAGATCTATTCGCTGCCGCTTGCTATTGAGGAGCGAGAAAACGAGAGCCTTGTGCCGTGCGCGCTGGCGCGCGTCCGCCGCGGCCCGCGCGTCGGGCTGTTGTACGATGCCGGCGCATCGCCGGAATTTGCGCTCGCCGTTCTCAGCGCCATGGAGAAGGGCGCGAATTTCTCGACCCGCGATGGCGGCCGCGTCAATTTCGAAAAGACAGCGGAGTTCGAAAAGGCGCTGAAAGATCTCGGCGATCCGACGCAAGGCGATAATGTTCCGCGCCGCTATCACGGCGAGCAGTCGAACTCGTCGATCATTTTCGGCGGCAAGATGATGCTGAAGCTCTATCGCCGCCTGCAGCCGGGCGTGCATCCGGAGCTCGAAGTCGGGCGCTTCCTCACGGAGGTTGCCGGCTACAAGAACACGCCGGCGCTGCTCGGCGGCGTCGAACATATCGCGCAGGACGGCACGCCGACGGCGCTGGCGATCCTCCAGGAATATGTCCCGCATCAGGGCGATGCCTGGACGCAGTTGATGGAGGCGCTCAAGCGCGAGCTCGAAACTTATGCGCTGGTGCCGGACGGCAATGCGCAGAGCATCCGCGAAGTCTTCGAAAATTATTTCCGCTATGCCGATCTTCTCGGCGTGCGCACCGCCGAACTGCACAAGGCGCTGGCAACGCCGACCGAGGACGAGGCGTTCAAAGCCGAGCCACTGACGCAGGACGACGTGAAGAAGGCGGCGGACGATGCGCGTCTGCAAGCCGAGCGTGCCTTTGCCGGTCTCATGCGCGTGCCGGCTTCGACGCTGACGCCCGAAATCGAAACCCTGCTCGATCGCCGCGAAGAGGCGATGAAGGCGATCGATGCTCTGGTCTTTAAGCCTGAAGACGCGATCAAGACGCGCATTCACGGCGATTTCCATCTCGGTCAGGTGCTCGTCGCCGACCGCGATCTTTACATTGTCGATTTCGAGGGCGAACCGTCCCGGCCAGCCGCCGAGCGCCGCGGCAAGTCATCGCCGCTGCGCGATGTCGCCGGCATGCTGCGCAGCTTCGCCTATGCGGCGGAGACGGCGGGGCGCGAGGTGGGCGGGCGTCTTTCGCATGTCGCACCTAGGGTCTATGCCGCGGCGGAAGAGTTCCGTAGCCTGATTACGCAAACTTTCCTCGATGGTTACGAGAGGGCCTCGCGCGGGACCCCGGTCTGGGTCGAAGACCGCAAGACGCGGCGGAACCTTCTGAAACTGCATTTGTTGGCTAAGGCGTTCTATGAGATCGCCTATGAGGCCGATAACCGGCCGGACTGGATTGGAACGCCGGTTCGCGGCGTTCTCACCGCTCTCGACGACAAGGAGGATTGA
- a CDS encoding glycoside hydrolase family 3 N-terminal domain-containing protein produces the protein MPLLLISWAVPASAQNAIKPIDDLLDRMTLEEKIGQLVMTGIDSPLGPDAIETGRTGSLISFNDAAAIAEAQAKARNSRLGIPLLVGLDLLHGFRTLFPVPLAEAASFDPALAARNAELAAREAVPAGLNWTFAPMVDVGRDPRWGRIVEGAGEDVRLAMDFAAARARGFRAGGIAPTLKHFAGYGAVAGGRDYDAVSVSDYELQNLHLPPFRASLGPMTTVMSALTVTNGIPASSDVGLLRGLLRDQWKFNGVIVSDWGAIDGLVKQGTAQDAQDAVRQAMAAGVDIDMASGFYAAHLAGEVKAGRIAMSNLDAAVRRVLALKFELGLFDKPIADPDAAEKAALTPELRTAARETVRKSAVLLKNENQILPLKPDIKKIAVVGPFADNAFEQLGPHEARGRPEDAVTLLKGITERAKGNGIEILHAPGCDVTCYEDKGFRQAIEAAKSSDLVIAVLGEKREFSGEGASRAFLDFWGRQEDLLEALAATGKPVVLVIVAGRPLDLRRASEIVPSILMAWYPGTEGGNGIADILFGDEAPSAKLPISWPRSVGQSPFSYDTPASGRPYVPDARYVLRLIDENPTPLYPFGHGLTYTKFAYSDLRVAPVQSMNSVAQASITLKNAGSRPGTEIVQLYVRDVVASRVRPVRELKQYRRVSLAPGQSETVTFLVTRDELGFRDERGELIVEPGDFKIGIGADSTTELAAGFTLEK, from the coding sequence GTGCCACTCCTGCTTATTTCCTGGGCAGTTCCTGCCTCTGCGCAAAACGCCATCAAACCAATCGACGACCTCCTCGACCGGATGACTCTCGAGGAGAAAATCGGCCAGCTCGTGATGACGGGAATCGACTCGCCGCTCGGGCCGGACGCCATCGAGACCGGCAGAACCGGCTCCCTCATCAGTTTCAACGATGCGGCGGCCATCGCCGAGGCCCAGGCCAAAGCCCGCAATTCCCGCCTCGGCATCCCGCTTCTGGTCGGCCTCGATCTTCTGCACGGTTTCCGGACGCTCTTTCCGGTGCCGCTCGCCGAGGCCGCGAGCTTCGATCCGGCGCTTGCCGCCCGGAATGCCGAACTCGCCGCAAGGGAGGCCGTGCCCGCCGGCCTCAACTGGACCTTCGCCCCGATGGTGGATGTCGGCCGCGATCCGCGCTGGGGCCGCATCGTCGAAGGCGCGGGCGAGGATGTCCGCCTTGCCATGGATTTCGCCGCCGCCCGGGCCCGCGGCTTTCGCGCCGGCGGCATCGCCCCGACGCTGAAACATTTCGCGGGTTACGGCGCGGTTGCCGGCGGACGCGATTACGATGCCGTATCCGTCTCGGACTATGAGCTGCAGAACCTTCATCTGCCGCCCTTCCGCGCATCGCTCGGCCCGATGACGACGGTGATGTCGGCGCTGACCGTGACGAACGGCATCCCCGCATCCTCCGATGTCGGGCTCCTGCGCGGGCTTCTGCGCGATCAGTGGAAGTTCAACGGCGTGATTGTGTCGGATTGGGGCGCGATCGACGGCCTCGTCAAACAGGGCACCGCACAAGACGCGCAGGACGCCGTGCGTCAGGCCATGGCGGCGGGCGTCGATATCGATATGGCGAGCGGCTTTTACGCAGCGCACCTGGCCGGAGAAGTGAAAGCCGGACGCATCGCGATGTCCAATCTCGACGCCGCCGTGCGGCGCGTGCTGGCGCTGAAATTCGAACTCGGCCTGTTCGACAAACCGATCGCCGATCCCGACGCCGCAGAGAAAGCGGCGCTGACGCCGGAATTGCGAACTGCTGCGCGCGAGACGGTGCGCAAATCCGCCGTTCTCCTGAAGAATGAAAATCAAATTCTGCCGCTGAAGCCAGACATCAAGAAGATCGCGGTCGTCGGTCCCTTTGCCGACAACGCGTTCGAACAATTGGGGCCGCATGAAGCGCGCGGCCGCCCGGAAGATGCGGTCACGTTGCTCAAAGGCATCACCGAGCGTGCAAAAGGCAACGGCATCGAGATCCTGCATGCGCCGGGCTGCGACGTCACCTGCTATGAGGACAAGGGTTTCCGGCAGGCGATCGAAGCCGCAAAATCATCGGACCTTGTGATTGCCGTTCTCGGCGAAAAGCGCGAATTTTCCGGCGAAGGCGCAAGCCGCGCCTTTCTCGATTTTTGGGGCCGCCAGGAAGATCTGCTCGAAGCTCTGGCGGCGACGGGAAAACCTGTCGTGCTCGTCATCGTCGCGGGGCGGCCGCTCGATCTGCGCCGCGCCAGCGAGATCGTGCCGTCAATCCTGATGGCCTGGTATCCCGGCACGGAAGGCGGCAACGGCATTGCCGATATTCTCTTCGGCGATGAGGCCCCCTCCGCAAAACTTCCAATCTCCTGGCCGCGCAGCGTCGGCCAGTCGCCGTTCTCCTACGACACGCCCGCGAGCGGTCGTCCTTACGTGCCGGACGCGCGCTATGTGCTGCGCCTGATCGACGAAAATCCGACACCGCTTTACCCGTTCGGCCACGGGCTGACCTATACGAAATTCGCCTATTCCGATCTGCGCGTTGCTCCGGTGCAGAGCATGAACAGCGTCGCGCAGGCCAGCATCACTCTCAAGAATGCCGGCTCCCGGCCGGGCACCGAGATCGTGCAGCTTTATGTGCGAGATGTCGTGGCGAGCCGTGTGCGGCCTGTGCGTGAGCTCAAACAATACCGGCGCGTCTCGCTCGCGCCCGGCCAGAGCGAAACCGTAACCTTTCTGGTGACACGCGATGAACTGGGTTTCCGCGACGAACGCGGAGAATTGATCGTCGAGCCGGGAGATTTCAAAATCGGCATTGGCGCGGATTCAACGACTGAGCTCGCCGCCGGCTTCACGCTCGAGAAATGA
- the cysD gene encoding sulfate adenylyltransferase subunit CysD, with translation MHAHLKRLEAESIAIMREVAAEFSNPVMLYSIGKDSSVMMHLAMKAFYPGKPPFPFLHVDTTWKFKEMISFREQMSKDYGFDLRVHINQDGVAQGIGPITHGSAVHTTVMKTEGLKQALDKWQFDAAFGGARRDEEKSRAKERIFSFRNANHAWDPRGQRPELWNLFNTRIKQGESIRVFPISNWTELDIWQYIQAENIPIVPLYFAKERPVVWRSGTWIMVDDDRLPLEPGEKPQMKKVRFRTLGCYPLTGAIESDADTLDGIVEEMMLARTSERQGRLIDTDESASMEKKKREGYF, from the coding sequence GTGCACGCCCATCTCAAACGCCTCGAAGCCGAGTCCATCGCCATCATGCGCGAGGTTGCGGCTGAATTCTCCAATCCGGTCATGTTGTATTCGATCGGCAAGGATTCGAGCGTCATGATGCATCTGGCGATGAAGGCCTTTTACCCCGGCAAGCCGCCTTTTCCATTCCTGCATGTCGACACGACGTGGAAGTTCAAGGAGATGATCTCCTTCCGCGAACAGATGTCGAAGGATTACGGCTTCGATCTGCGCGTTCATATCAATCAGGACGGCGTCGCCCAGGGCATCGGCCCGATCACCCATGGATCGGCCGTCCACACCACGGTCATGAAGACCGAGGGACTGAAGCAGGCGCTCGACAAATGGCAGTTCGACGCCGCCTTCGGCGGTGCGCGCCGCGACGAAGAAAAGAGCCGCGCCAAAGAGCGCATCTTCTCCTTCCGCAACGCCAATCACGCCTGGGATCCGCGCGGCCAGCGCCCCGAACTGTGGAACCTCTTCAACACCCGCATCAAGCAGGGCGAGTCGATCCGCGTCTTCCCGATCTCGAACTGGACCGAGCTGGATATCTGGCAATACATACAGGCCGAAAACATCCCGATCGTGCCGCTTTACTTCGCGAAGGAACGTCCCGTCGTGTGGCGTTCCGGCACCTGGATCATGGTCGATGACGACCGGCTGCCGCTCGAGCCCGGTGAGAAGCCGCAGATGAAAAAGGTGCGCTTCCGCACGCTCGGCTGTTATCCTTTGACCGGCGCCATCGAAAGCGATGCCGATACGCTCGATGGCATCGTCGAAGAGATGATGCTGGCGCGTACGTCGGAGCGGCAGGGCCGCCTGATCGATACGGATGAAAGCGCCTCGATGGAGAAGAAGAAGCGCGAGGGCTATTTCTGA
- the glgB gene encoding 1,4-alpha-glucan branching protein GlgB — protein MHGAIPDQDLWRITHTGSDAPYRVLGAHATERDGVAGFLFALWAPNARRVSVVGDFNQWDGRSNVMQHRGDSGVWELFIPGLKKGEHYKFELEGPDGKLLPLKADPLAFAAQIRPETGSILHDEPNFQWNDAGWIEKRGEGDPRKKPIAIYEVHLGSWARVPEENNRSLTYRELAERLIPYVKDLGFSHIELLPVMEHPFDGSWGYQPVSLFAPTSRFGTPEDFKHFVEVAHQAGIGILLDWVPGHFPVDGHGLGYFDGTHLYEHADPRQGFHQEWGTYIYNFGRAEVSAFLVANARFWLEKYHLDGLRVDAVASMLYLDYSRKAGEWIPNRYGGNENIEAIDFMRRMNETAYAACPGVITVAEESTAWPGVSHPTYTGGLGFGFKWNMGWMHDTLRYMQQDPIHRRYHHNDLTFGLLYAFTENFILPISHDEVVHGKGSLLGRMPGDEWQRFANLRAYLGFMWGHPGKKLVFMGCEFGQVGEWNHNGSVDWHVLQYPVHGGTQALMRDLNRAYREIPALHERDCEASGFEWIVSDDSDNSIIGWVRKGEKEGDIAVVVSNFTPVPRTGYRLGVPHPGFYREAVNTDAGIYNGSNMGNAGGLFADEIGSQSRPYSLCLTLPPLSTIIFERRGEG, from the coding sequence ATGCACGGCGCGATCCCCGATCAGGACCTCTGGCGCATCACCCATACGGGGTCGGATGCTCCCTATCGCGTGCTCGGCGCTCATGCGACCGAACGCGACGGCGTGGCGGGTTTCCTCTTCGCTCTGTGGGCGCCCAATGCGCGCCGCGTCAGCGTCGTCGGCGACTTCAATCAATGGGACGGACGCTCGAACGTGATGCAGCATCGCGGCGATAGCGGCGTGTGGGAACTCTTCATCCCCGGTCTCAAAAAGGGTGAGCATTACAAATTCGAGCTCGAAGGGCCGGACGGGAAGCTTCTGCCGCTGAAGGCCGATCCGCTGGCGTTTGCGGCGCAGATCCGGCCGGAGACGGGGTCGATCCTGCACGATGAACCGAATTTCCAATGGAACGATGCGGGCTGGATCGAAAAGCGCGGCGAGGGCGATCCGCGCAAAAAGCCGATCGCGATCTACGAAGTTCATCTCGGCTCGTGGGCGCGCGTGCCGGAAGAGAACAACCGTTCGCTGACCTATCGCGAACTGGCCGAGCGCCTCATTCCCTATGTGAAGGATCTCGGCTTCTCGCATATCGAGCTTCTTCCGGTGATGGAGCATCCGTTCGACGGCTCCTGGGGCTATCAGCCGGTATCCTTGTTTGCGCCGACCAGCCGCTTCGGCACGCCCGAAGACTTCAAACATTTCGTCGAAGTGGCGCATCAGGCCGGCATCGGCATTCTGCTCGATTGGGTGCCCGGACATTTCCCGGTCGATGGCCACGGCCTCGGCTATTTCGATGGCACCCATCTCTATGAGCATGCCGATCCGCGGCAGGGTTTCCATCAGGAATGGGGTACCTACATCTACAATTTCGGACGCGCGGAGGTTTCGGCCTTCCTCGTCGCCAATGCGCGTTTTTGGCTCGAAAAATATCATCTCGACGGCCTGCGCGTCGATGCGGTCGCGTCGATGCTGTACCTGGACTACTCACGCAAAGCCGGCGAGTGGATTCCGAACCGCTATGGCGGCAATGAAAATATCGAGGCCATTGATTTCATGCGCCGCATGAACGAGACGGCCTATGCGGCCTGTCCCGGCGTCATCACCGTCGCCGAAGAATCGACGGCCTGGCCGGGCGTTTCCCACCCGACCTATACCGGCGGTCTCGGCTTCGGCTTCAAATGGAATATGGGCTGGATGCACGACACGCTGCGCTACATGCAGCAGGATCCGATCCATCGCCGCTATCACCACAACGATCTGACCTTCGGCCTGCTCTACGCCTTCACCGAAAACTTTATCCTGCCGATCAGTCACGATGAAGTGGTGCACGGGAAGGGCTCGCTGCTCGGCCGCATGCCGGGCGATGAATGGCAGCGCTTTGCGAACTTGCGCGCCTATCTCGGCTTCATGTGGGGACATCCCGGCAAGAAGCTCGTGTTCATGGGCTGCGAGTTCGGACAGGTCGGCGAGTGGAACCACAACGGCTCGGTCGACTGGCATGTGCTGCAATATCCGGTGCATGGCGGCACCCAGGCGCTGATGCGCGATCTCAACCGCGCCTATCGCGAAATCCCCGCGCTGCATGAGCGCGATTGCGAAGCGTCGGGTTTCGAATGGATCGTCTCCGACGACAGCGACAACAGCATTATCGGCTGGGTGCGCAAGGGCGAGAAAGAGGGCGACATCGCTGTGGTCGTCTCGAACTTCACGCCGGTCCCGCGCACCGGCTACCGGCTCGGCGTGCCCCATCCGGGTTTCTACCGCGAGGCGGTCAACACGGATGCGGGGATCTATAACGGCTCGAATATGGGAAATGCCGGTGGCCTCTTTGCCGATGAGATCGGCAGCCAGTCCCGGCCTTACTCCCTCTGCCTGACTCTGCCGCCACTCTCGACCATCATTTTCGAGCGCCGTGGCGAGGGCTGA
- a CDS encoding DUF72 domain-containing protein → MIKIGIGGWTFEPWRGPFYPDGLPQARELAYAAEKLTAIEVNGTFYGSQKPSTFRKWADETPENFVFALKAPRFAVNRRVLAEAGPSIEKFVDSGIAELGTKLGPILWQFAGTKKYDPEDFAAFVKLLPAEAGGIKLRHALEVRHDSFKVPEVVELARKHNAAIVYAHSEDYPAIADPTADFVYARLQQSREAEKTGYSAKEIAAWAKRAELWESGGVPEDLDLLTKAPPKKKRDVFLFFIAGAKVRNPAAAMTMIEKLGA, encoded by the coding sequence ATGATAAAAATTGGGATTGGCGGCTGGACCTTCGAGCCCTGGCGGGGTCCTTTCTACCCGGACGGATTGCCGCAGGCCCGCGAACTCGCCTATGCCGCTGAAAAACTGACGGCAATCGAGGTCAACGGGACGTTTTACGGCTCCCAGAAGCCCTCAACCTTCCGCAAATGGGCCGACGAGACGCCCGAAAATTTCGTTTTCGCGCTGAAGGCGCCGCGCTTTGCCGTCAATCGAAGGGTGCTCGCCGAGGCCGGTCCTAGCATCGAGAAGTTTGTGGACAGCGGCATTGCCGAACTCGGCACAAAGCTCGGCCCGATCCTCTGGCAGTTCGCCGGGACCAAGAAATACGATCCCGAAGATTTTGCGGCCTTTGTGAAATTGCTCCCGGCGGAAGCCGGCGGCATAAAGCTCCGGCATGCGCTTGAAGTCCGGCACGACAGTTTCAAAGTGCCGGAAGTTGTTGAACTCGCGCGCAAGCATAACGCGGCGATCGTCTACGCCCATTCGGAGGATTATCCGGCGATTGCCGATCCGACGGCCGATTTCGTCTATGCGCGGCTGCAGCAGAGCCGCGAGGCCGAGAAAACAGGCTATTCAGCGAAAGAGATCGCCGCCTGGGCAAAGCGCGCCGAACTCTGGGAATCCGGCGGTGTGCCGGAGGATCTCGATCTTCTGACGAAAGCCCCGCCGAAGAAAAAGCGCGACGTGTTCCTGTTCTTCATCGCCGGCGCCAAGGTCCGCAATCCCGCCGCCGCCATGACGATGATCGAAAAGCTCGGTGCTTGA
- the cysN gene encoding sulfate adenylyltransferase subunit CysN yields the protein MDAALLERSATAAAPEAGDGNLLRFITCGSVDDGKSTLIGRLLYESKTIFEDQLTTLEKDSKKHGTTGEDIDFALLVDGLEAEREQGITIDVAYRFFATPKRSFIVADTPGHEQYTRNMATGASTADLAIILIDARKGVLVQTKRHAFICSLLGVKKIVLAVNKIDLMGYDQKVFDQIVADFAAFSKTLNFVSVQPIPLSARFGDNVTERSAKTSWYRGPSLIEYLEGVEIGSDIVSASFRFPVQYVNRPNLDFRGFAGTVASGRVRAGDDITVAGSGRTTKVTRIVTADGDLEEAVAEDAVTLVLAEEVDVARGDVLCDPKDRPEVTDGFSARVIWMSETKLLPGRSYMMRVGTRWVPATVSAISHKIDVNTLDEQETSELTLNEIALCEIRTATAFAFDAYTDNRGTGAFILVDRTTNETAAAGMIERSLRHATNVHREDLAVDKAARAASKYQKPVILWFTGLSGSGKSSVARLVEHKLNAIGHHTYMLDGDNIRHGLNSDLGFTQQDRDENIRRVGEVAKLFVDAGLIVICSFISPYQKERDFVRSIVEEGEFIEVFIDTPLEECERRDTKGLYKRARAGEIAHFTGISAPYEAPASPELHLKTLEAGADKLAERVLEHLREKVIAGGDWASP from the coding sequence ATGGATGCCGCGCTGCTTGAACGTTCCGCGACTGCTGCGGCGCCGGAAGCCGGCGACGGCAATCTTCTGCGCTTCATCACCTGCGGCTCGGTGGATGACGGCAAGTCGACGCTGATCGGCCGCCTGCTTTATGAATCGAAGACGATCTTCGAAGACCAGCTGACGACGCTGGAAAAGGATTCGAAGAAGCACGGCACGACGGGCGAGGACATCGATTTCGCTCTTTTGGTCGACGGGCTCGAAGCCGAGCGCGAGCAGGGCATCACCATCGATGTCGCCTATCGCTTCTTTGCAACGCCGAAGCGTTCTTTCATCGTCGCCGACACGCCCGGCCATGAGCAGTATACGCGCAATATGGCGACCGGCGCTTCGACCGCCGATCTGGCGATTATCCTGATCGATGCGCGCAAGGGCGTTCTCGTTCAGACCAAGCGCCACGCCTTCATCTGCTCGCTGCTCGGCGTGAAGAAGATCGTGCTCGCGGTGAATAAGATCGACCTGATGGGTTACGATCAGAAAGTTTTCGATCAGATCGTCGCCGATTTCGCGGCTTTTTCGAAGACACTGAATTTCGTGTCCGTCCAGCCGATTCCGCTTTCCGCGCGCTTCGGCGACAATGTCACCGAGCGCTCGGCGAAAACCTCCTGGTATCGCGGTCCGAGCCTCATCGAATATCTCGAAGGCGTCGAGATCGGCTCGGACATCGTCTCCGCTTCGTTCCGTTTCCCGGTTCAGTATGTGAACCGGCCGAACCTCGATTTCCGCGGCTTTGCGGGCACGGTCGCCTCGGGCCGCGTGCGCGCCGGCGATGACATCACCGTTGCGGGCTCGGGCCGCACGACCAAGGTCACGCGCATCGTTACCGCCGATGGCGATCTCGAAGAGGCTGTCGCCGAAGATGCGGTGACGCTCGTCCTCGCCGAGGAAGTCGATGTCGCGCGCGGCGATGTCCTGTGCGATCCGAAGGACCGTCCGGAAGTCACGGACGGGTTCTCGGCGCGCGTGATCTGGATGAGCGAGACAAAGCTTCTGCCCGGCCGCTCCTACATGATGCGCGTCGGCACTCGCTGGGTTCCCGCGACCGTCAGTGCGATCAGCCACAAGATCGACGTCAACACGCTCGATGAGCAGGAGACGAGCGAGCTCACGCTCAATGAGATCGCCCTGTGCGAAATCCGCACCGCGACGGCCTTTGCGTTCGACGCCTATACTGACAATCGCGGCACCGGTGCTTTCATCCTTGTCGACCGCACGACGAACGAGACGGCCGCCGCCGGCATGATCGAGCGCTCGTTGCGCCATGCGACGAATGTTCATCGTGAGGATCTTGCGGTCGACAAAGCGGCGCGCGCCGCCAGCAAATATCAGAAGCCGGTCATACTCTGGTTCACCGGGCTCTCCGGTTCCGGCAAATCGTCCGTCGCCCGTCTTGTCGAACACAAGCTCAATGCCATCGGCCACCACACCTATATGCTGGATGGCGACAACATCAGACATGGGCTGAATTCCGATCTCGGCTTCACGCAGCAAGACCGCGACGAGAACATCCGCCGGGTCGGCGAGGTCGCGAAACTCTTCGTCGATGCCGGCCTTATCGTTATCTGCTCCTTTATCTCGCCCTATCAAAAGGAGCGCGATTTTGTCCGCTCCATCGTTGAGGAAGGCGAGTTCATCGAGGTCTTCATCGATACGCCGCTTGAGGAATGCGAACGGCGCGACACCAAGGGCCTTTATAAGCGCGCCCGTGCCGGCGAAATCGCGCACTTCACCGGCATTTCCGCGCCTTATGAAGCGCCGGCCAGTCCCGAACTTCACCTGAAGACGCTGGAAGCCGGCGCCGACAAGCTCGCCGAGCGCGTGCTTGAGCATTTGCGCGAAAAGGTAATCGCCGGCGGCGACTGGGCGAGCCCGTAG